In Hyphomicrobium denitrificans 1NES1, one DNA window encodes the following:
- the gltX gene encoding glutamate--tRNA ligase → MKPRVRFAPSPTGRLHIGNIRTAALNWLYARKNRGNFLLRLDDTDTARSTDEFAQAIRDDLEWLGLTWDMEARQQDRTARYESLAATLKAEGVLYPAFETEEELDRRRKRQLAMHRPPIYDRAALKLSDSEIAEKIAEGRKPHWRFRLPNTAEGTDLAPQPTLVSWNDLIRGDQTVDLGSLSDPVLIREDGTFLYTFTSVIDDIDFGITHIVRGEDHVTNTGVQLALFEAAGATPPAFGHHSLLIGADGQALSKRLGALSVQSFRDLGLEPMAVLSHAALVGTSDAIEPLTSRDALAEKLDFAKISTAPGRFDVAELKALNGKLLHMLDYADVAERLRGFGITGGEKFWNAVRGNLEVLSDARFWWDVVTSDIEPVIEDSKMTVAAADTLPPEPWSESTWSEWTAAIKSRTGAKGRALFHPLRMALTGRESGPELKALLPLIGRDRALARLEGKRA, encoded by the coding sequence ATGAAACCGCGCGTCCGCTTCGCCCCCAGCCCGACAGGCCGCCTCCACATCGGCAATATCCGGACGGCGGCGCTCAATTGGCTCTATGCCAGGAAGAACAGAGGCAACTTTCTGCTCCGTCTCGACGATACGGACACGGCGCGCTCGACGGACGAGTTCGCGCAGGCCATCCGCGACGATCTCGAATGGCTCGGGCTCACTTGGGACATGGAAGCACGCCAGCAGGACCGGACGGCGCGCTATGAATCGCTGGCAGCGACACTCAAGGCCGAAGGCGTCCTCTATCCGGCATTCGAGACGGAGGAGGAGCTCGACCGGCGGCGCAAGCGGCAGCTCGCGATGCACCGTCCGCCGATTTACGACCGGGCGGCGCTAAAACTTTCCGATAGCGAGATCGCAGAAAAAATTGCGGAAGGCAGAAAACCGCATTGGCGCTTTCGTCTTCCGAACACGGCGGAGGGAACGGACCTCGCGCCGCAGCCGACGCTTGTTTCCTGGAACGATTTGATCCGCGGCGACCAGACGGTCGATCTCGGCTCGCTCTCCGATCCGGTTCTGATCCGCGAGGACGGAACATTCCTCTACACGTTCACAAGTGTCATCGACGACATCGACTTCGGCATCACGCATATTGTGCGCGGCGAGGATCACGTCACGAATACGGGCGTGCAGCTGGCGCTGTTCGAAGCGGCAGGTGCTACGCCGCCGGCCTTCGGTCATCACTCGCTCCTCATAGGTGCCGACGGTCAGGCGTTGTCGAAGCGCCTCGGCGCACTTTCGGTGCAGAGCTTCCGCGACCTGGGGCTCGAACCGATGGCAGTTCTCAGTCACGCGGCTCTCGTCGGCACCTCCGACGCCATTGAGCCGCTGACGTCGCGGGATGCGCTCGCCGAAAAGCTCGATTTCGCCAAGATTTCGACGGCACCGGGCCGTTTCGACGTCGCCGAGCTTAAGGCGCTCAACGGCAAGCTGCTGCACATGCTCGATTATGCCGACGTCGCGGAACGCCTGCGCGGGTTCGGCATCACGGGCGGGGAAAAATTCTGGAACGCCGTTCGTGGAAATCTCGAGGTATTGAGCGACGCGCGATTTTGGTGGGACGTGGTCACGAGCGATATCGAGCCGGTCATCGAAGATTCGAAGATGACGGTTGCGGCCGCCGACACCTTGCCGCCCGAGCCCTGGAGCGAGAGCACGTGGTCGGAATGGACCGCCGCCATCAAATCGCGGACCGGTGCCAAAGGCCGCGCGCTGTTCCATCCGCTGCGGATGGCGCTGACGGGGCGCGAGTCCGGACCTGAACTCAAAGCGCTATTGCCGCTTATCGGACGGGACCGCGCACTTGCCCGCCTTGAGGGCAAGCGGGCGTAG
- a CDS encoding class II 3-deoxy-7-phosphoheptulonate synthase, producing MASATQSEKWSPDSWRTKPILQVPDYPDAKALQDVEARLATFPPLVFAGEARDLKKQLASIALGNGFLLQGGDCAESFAEHRADNIRDFFRVFLQMAVVLTYAGGQPVTKVGRIAGQFAKPRSSPTEKKNGSELPSYRGDIVNGPEFTAAARIPDPIRQLEAYRQSAATLNLIRAFATGGYADLERVHQWNMGFVKDSPQGHRYQELADQIAETLQFMRACGITSENTPQLRTTNFYTSHEALLLGYEQALTRKDSTSGDWYATSGHMIWVGDRTRQPDHAHIEYCRGIKNPIGLKCGPSLEPDGLLRLIDILNPKDEPGRLTLICRFGFDKVEAHLPKLIRAVKKAGRTVLWSCDPMHGNTISAVNGYKTRPFDRILRESLSFFEIHRAEGTHAGGIHVEMTGQNVTECTGGATAISEQDLSDRYHTHCDPRLNADQALELAFLVAEQLKKERAADARIEPRTLIA from the coding sequence ATGGCATCTGCCACACAATCAGAGAAATGGTCGCCGGATAGCTGGCGCACGAAGCCGATCCTGCAGGTTCCCGATTATCCGGACGCCAAAGCGCTGCAGGATGTCGAAGCCCGTCTCGCAACCTTCCCGCCGCTCGTTTTTGCCGGCGAGGCCCGCGATCTGAAAAAGCAGCTTGCCTCGATAGCGTTGGGCAACGGTTTTCTCCTCCAAGGCGGCGACTGCGCCGAGAGCTTCGCCGAGCACCGGGCCGACAACATTCGCGATTTCTTCCGCGTCTTCCTGCAGATGGCGGTGGTGCTGACCTATGCCGGCGGGCAGCCGGTAACGAAGGTCGGGCGCATCGCGGGGCAGTTCGCCAAGCCGCGCTCGTCGCCGACCGAAAAAAAGAACGGCAGCGAGCTTCCAAGCTATCGTGGCGACATCGTCAACGGCCCTGAGTTCACGGCAGCGGCGCGTATTCCCGATCCGATCCGGCAGCTCGAGGCTTACCGGCAGTCGGCGGCGACGCTCAATCTCATTCGCGCGTTTGCGACGGGCGGTTATGCCGACCTGGAGCGCGTCCATCAGTGGAACATGGGCTTCGTGAAGGACAGCCCCCAGGGCCACCGCTATCAGGAGCTTGCCGACCAGATCGCCGAAACGCTGCAGTTCATGCGTGCTTGCGGCATCACCTCGGAAAATACGCCCCAGCTCCGGACGACGAATTTCTACACGAGTCACGAAGCGTTGCTGCTCGGCTACGAGCAGGCGCTGACGCGGAAGGATTCGACCAGCGGTGATTGGTATGCAACGAGCGGCCACATGATCTGGGTCGGCGACAGAACGCGTCAGCCCGATCATGCGCATATCGAATACTGCCGCGGCATCAAAAACCCGATCGGGCTGAAATGCGGTCCATCGCTTGAGCCCGACGGTCTGTTGCGGCTGATCGACATTCTCAATCCGAAGGACGAGCCGGGCCGTCTGACGCTCATTTGCCGCTTCGGATTCGACAAGGTCGAGGCGCATTTGCCGAAGCTCATCCGCGCCGTGAAGAAGGCAGGTCGTACGGTGCTCTGGTCGTGCGACCCGATGCATGGCAATACGATCTCGGCTGTCAACGGTTACAAGACCCGTCCCTTCGATCGTATCCTCAGGGAGAGTCTGTCGTTCTTCGAGATCCATCGCGCCGAAGGCACGCATGCCGGTGGCATCCACGTCGAGATGACCGGCCAGAACGTGACGGAGTGCACGGGTGGCGCGACGGCGATTTCCGAGCAGGATTTGTCCGACCGCTATCACACGCATTGCGATCCGAGGCTCAATGCCGATCAGGCATTGGAGCTTGCTTTCCTCGTTGCCGAGCAATTGAAAAAAGAACGGGCGGCCGATGCGCGCATCGAGCCGAGGACACTGATCGCTTGA
- the cysS gene encoding cysteine--tRNA ligase, whose product MALKLYNTLTRQKAEFEPIDRKNVRMYVCGPTVYDYAHIGNARPVIVFDVLFRLLRYVFGKEHVTYVRNITDVDDKINARAARDYPDLPLNDAIRKVTEATEKQFHEDIAALGVLPPTYEPRATEYIRRDDSRETMVSLIETLVRRGNAYVAEDHVLFDVASMPDYGRLSNRSLDEMEAGARVEVAPYKKGPMDFVLWKPSKPGEPAWPSPCGIAAPGRPGWHIECSAMAGALLGPEFDIHGGGIDLTFPHHENEIAQSRCAHGTPVMANVWMHNGFLQVEGEKMSKSLGNFVTIHELLTDGWPGEVLRFNMLRTHYRQPIDWTKKGLEESQKILSGWFSQSALDTNGQTDLSPAFIEALEDDLNTPKAIAELHGFAALKDGKRLGAALGFLGFDGATLRKATERAAETAQSVAFKVEPLISARLEARKRKDFAESDRIRDELAKMGISLKDSKNKETGEIETTWEVAR is encoded by the coding sequence TTGGCTCTGAAGCTCTACAACACGCTGACCCGTCAGAAGGCCGAATTCGAGCCGATCGATCGCAAGAACGTGCGCATGTATGTCTGCGGCCCGACGGTCTACGACTATGCCCACATCGGCAACGCGCGGCCCGTGATCGTCTTCGACGTGCTGTTCCGCCTGCTGCGCTACGTCTTCGGTAAAGAACACGTCACCTACGTCCGCAACATCACCGACGTCGACGACAAGATCAACGCCCGTGCCGCGCGCGATTACCCGGACCTGCCGCTCAACGACGCGATCCGCAAGGTGACTGAGGCGACGGAGAAGCAGTTCCACGAGGACATCGCCGCGCTCGGCGTCCTGCCGCCGACGTATGAGCCACGCGCCACCGAATACATCCGCCGGGACGACAGCCGCGAGACGATGGTGTCGCTGATCGAGACGCTCGTCCGGCGCGGCAACGCCTACGTTGCGGAAGATCACGTGCTGTTCGACGTCGCCTCGATGCCGGATTATGGTCGCCTCTCGAACCGCTCGCTCGACGAGATGGAGGCGGGCGCCCGCGTCGAGGTCGCGCCCTACAAGAAAGGGCCGATGGACTTCGTGCTCTGGAAGCCGTCGAAGCCGGGCGAACCGGCATGGCCGAGCCCGTGCGGGATTGCGGCGCCCGGCCGCCCCGGATGGCACATCGAATGCTCGGCGATGGCGGGCGCGCTGCTCGGACCGGAGTTCGACATTCACGGCGGCGGCATCGACCTGACGTTTCCGCACCACGAGAACGAGATCGCGCAATCGCGCTGCGCCCACGGCACGCCCGTGATGGCCAATGTCTGGATGCACAACGGCTTCCTGCAGGTCGAGGGCGAGAAGATGTCGAAGTCGCTCGGCAACTTCGTGACGATCCATGAGCTGCTGACGGACGGGTGGCCGGGCGAGGTGCTGCGCTTCAATATGCTTCGAACGCACTACCGCCAGCCGATCGACTGGACGAAGAAGGGACTCGAGGAAAGCCAGAAGATCCTCTCCGGATGGTTTTCGCAAAGCGCATTGGACACGAACGGCCAAACGGACCTGTCGCCAGCATTCATCGAGGCGCTTGAGGACGATCTCAACACGCCGAAAGCTATTGCCGAGCTTCACGGATTTGCCGCGCTGAAGGATGGAAAGCGGCTCGGCGCGGCGCTCGGCTTCCTCGGCTTCGATGGCGCTACGCTCAGAAAAGCCACCGAGCGCGCCGCCGAAACGGCGCAGTCGGTGGCTTTCAAGGTCGAGCCGTTGATCTCAGCCCGTCTCGAAGCTCGCAAGCGCAAGGACTTCGCGGAGTCGGATCGCATCCGTGACGAGCTCGCCAAAATGGGGATTTCGCTGAAAGACTCCAAGAACAAGGAAACCGGCGAAATCGAAACGACGTGGGAAGTCGCCAGGTAG
- a CDS encoding acyl carrier protein codes for MDEVATKVIDILKKHMKEPRDDISLDTQLTDLKIESLDLAMIVFDIEDGFGIEIPYNANEEVEAFKTVGSVVDRVKSLIAAKQASAAKA; via the coding sequence ATGGACGAAGTCGCGACGAAGGTTATCGATATCCTTAAGAAGCATATGAAGGAGCCGCGCGACGATATCTCGCTCGACACCCAGCTTACCGATCTCAAGATCGAGTCTCTTGATCTTGCAATGATCGTATTCGACATCGAAGATGGTTTCGGTATCGAAATTCCCTACAATGCCAACGAAGAAGTCGAGGCGTTCAAGACCGTCGGCTCCGTCGTTGATCGCGTCAAATCGTTGATTGCGGCAAAGCAGGCGTCTGCCGCTAAAGCTTGA
- a CDS encoding universal stress protein, whose protein sequence is MVHKILCAVDGTSHSDKAVQFAAELANRLGSKLTIASVNVMIGGARSGAMYIKEDREVQQVLDVAENAATGAGAKNVDTAFLRSREAAAGVVAYAEQEDYDIIVTGTGDKHGLSRLVLGSVAADIAGRAHCTVIVAR, encoded by the coding sequence ATGGTTCATAAAATACTCTGTGCTGTCGATGGCACGTCCCATTCCGACAAGGCCGTTCAGTTCGCAGCCGAGTTGGCGAATAGGCTCGGCTCGAAATTAACGATTGCTTCCGTGAACGTGATGATCGGTGGCGCACGCAGCGGAGCGATGTACATCAAAGAGGATAGGGAAGTGCAGCAGGTGCTCGATGTGGCAGAAAATGCTGCCACTGGCGCCGGCGCCAAAAACGTTGACACGGCCTTTTTGCGCAGCCGTGAGGCAGCAGCCGGAGTGGTCGCCTACGCCGAACAGGAAGACTACGACATCATCGTCACCGGAACAGGAGACAAGCATGGATTGTCGCGGCTCGTTCTTGGCTCTGTCGCCGCAGACATTGCAGGCCGGGCCCATTGCACGGTCATTGTCGCCCGTTAA
- a CDS encoding beta-ketoacyl-[acyl-carrier-protein] synthase family protein has product MSKSKPGRRVVVTGLGVVTPIGTTVDEFWAGLKAGKSGVSPLDGFPLDDLKILIAAQIKDFDPKQRLKHFKRDRIITLADRYSWFAATAADEAVRMSGLELPEADPYRSACIIGSGAGGLVTFETAYRDLFIHNKRATHPLTLLRIIGSSAAAHVGIEFGVKGPTFATCSACSTATHAIGIARDYIRDNVVDVAIAGASESVINYGTMKAWQALHVLSPEGCFPFAKKRNGTVLAEGAGILVLESLEHAQARGATILAELCGYGMSSDSQDMVKPTVEGPSVAMQNALDDAGLKPEQIDYLNAHGTATMDNDINETKAIKNVFGEYAYKLPISSTKSMHGHPLGAGGGIEAVACIKAMQEGWVPPTIGLDEPGEGCDLDYIPNVGRDKKVTYAMSNSFAFGGLNAVMIFGRPPA; this is encoded by the coding sequence ATGTCGAAGAGTAAACCGGGCCGGCGCGTCGTAGTTACGGGCCTCGGAGTCGTAACGCCGATCGGCACGACGGTCGACGAGTTCTGGGCTGGGTTGAAAGCCGGAAAATCCGGCGTCAGTCCGCTTGACGGCTTCCCGCTCGACGATCTCAAGATACTGATCGCCGCGCAGATCAAGGACTTCGATCCGAAGCAGCGCCTGAAGCACTTCAAGCGCGACCGCATCATTACTCTCGCCGACCGCTATTCCTGGTTCGCCGCCACTGCCGCCGACGAAGCCGTGCGCATGTCTGGTCTCGAACTGCCGGAAGCCGATCCCTATCGCTCGGCCTGCATCATCGGTTCGGGCGCTGGCGGCCTCGTCACGTTCGAGACCGCGTATCGCGATCTTTTCATTCATAACAAGCGCGCCACCCATCCGTTGACGCTGCTGCGCATCATCGGGTCGTCTGCGGCGGCCCACGTCGGCATCGAGTTCGGCGTCAAGGGTCCGACCTTCGCGACCTGCTCGGCCTGTTCGACGGCAACTCACGCCATCGGCATTGCCCGCGACTACATTCGGGACAATGTCGTCGACGTCGCGATAGCCGGCGCGTCCGAGTCAGTCATCAACTACGGGACGATGAAGGCCTGGCAGGCGCTGCACGTGCTGTCGCCAGAGGGCTGCTTCCCGTTCGCGAAGAAGCGCAACGGAACGGTACTGGCGGAAGGTGCGGGAATTCTCGTGCTCGAAAGCCTTGAGCACGCGCAGGCCCGCGGTGCAACGATCCTGGCCGAGCTCTGCGGATACGGTATGTCATCGGACAGTCAGGATATGGTGAAGCCTACCGTCGAAGGCCCGAGCGTCGCCATGCAGAACGCGCTCGACGACGCGGGGCTTAAGCCGGAGCAGATCGATTACCTGAATGCTCACGGCACGGCGACGATGGATAACGACATCAACGAGACGAAGGCAATCAAGAACGTCTTCGGGGAATACGCCTACAAGCTTCCGATCTCGTCGACCAAGTCGATGCACGGGCACCCGCTCGGCGCTGGTGGCGGCATTGAGGCCGTTGCCTGTATCAAGGCGATGCAGGAAGGCTGGGTGCCTCCAACGATCGGCCTTGATGAGCCGGGCGAAGGCTGCGATCTCGACTACATTCCGAACGTCGGCCGCGACAAGAAGGTCACCTACGCGATGTCGAACTCCTTCGCGTTCGGCGGCCTCAATGCGGTGATGATTTTCGGCCGCCCGCCAGCCTGA
- a CDS encoding DUF2865 domain-containing protein gives MSRAESVGIVVRRLVLTLAAVTLALIFVPSAASAQSWWPFGGGDDEPPPRPPVPSEPVYRQPDAVPAPAPQDAPPPMAPAAPGAPRSPGSPSPAPAPSAGNWSQKNPICYQLEQRLVQEGQKSGQSRDALPGIEDEIRALERAVDSGKAQLDRGCYEYFLFTKSLRNTPQCKDLSRQVEASKRKLSDLDARRQDILGSSGHSYQDDIIRELARNNCGANYVDMARRRSDGMWEDEESSGGSTWSPRATNGAQTYRTVCVRLCDGYYFPMSFSTLPSHFPQDADACSSKCAAPAELYYYPNPGGSIDQAVALRTQEAYNKLKFAFRYRKEVVKGCSCKTAEYVPADGSAPKKAENVPAQSSPPPPQQQHASDPSGLDARSMAAQSQQPPAAPADNGGWQTESQQ, from the coding sequence GTGAGCCGAGCGGAATCAGTCGGAATTGTCGTTCGCCGTCTCGTGCTGACACTGGCGGCGGTGACCCTCGCGCTCATTTTTGTTCCGAGCGCCGCTTCGGCCCAAAGCTGGTGGCCCTTTGGCGGGGGCGACGACGAGCCGCCGCCTCGGCCGCCCGTACCGAGCGAGCCTGTCTATCGGCAACCGGACGCCGTTCCGGCACCGGCGCCGCAGGATGCGCCGCCGCCGATGGCCCCGGCTGCTCCCGGGGCGCCGCGTTCGCCCGGGAGTCCCTCGCCTGCTCCTGCTCCGTCAGCAGGCAACTGGTCGCAAAAAAATCCAATCTGCTACCAGCTCGAACAACGTCTGGTTCAGGAAGGTCAGAAGAGCGGCCAGTCGCGTGATGCATTGCCGGGCATCGAGGATGAAATCCGAGCGCTTGAACGCGCTGTCGACAGCGGCAAGGCGCAGCTCGATCGCGGCTGCTATGAGTACTTCCTGTTCACGAAGTCGCTTCGCAACACGCCCCAATGCAAAGACCTCTCGCGGCAGGTTGAAGCGTCGAAGCGTAAACTCTCCGATCTCGATGCGCGCCGACAGGACATTCTCGGGTCGTCCGGGCATTCCTACCAGGACGACATCATCCGGGAACTCGCCCGCAACAACTGCGGCGCCAACTATGTCGACATGGCACGCCGGCGCAGCGACGGCATGTGGGAGGACGAGGAATCGAGCGGCGGCAGCACGTGGTCGCCGCGCGCAACCAACGGCGCCCAGACCTATCGGACGGTCTGCGTGCGTCTCTGCGACGGTTATTATTTTCCGATGAGCTTCTCGACGCTGCCGAGCCATTTCCCGCAGGATGCCGACGCCTGCTCGTCGAAGTGCGCGGCCCCGGCGGAGCTTTATTACTATCCCAACCCCGGCGGATCGATCGATCAGGCCGTCGCGCTCCGAACGCAGGAAGCTTACAACAAACTCAAATTCGCTTTCCGCTACCGCAAGGAAGTCGTCAAAGGCTGCTCGTGCAAAACGGCTGAGTATGTACCGGCGGACGGTAGCGCACCGAAGAAGGCTGAGAACGTCCCAGCCCAGTCGTCACCGCCACCTCCGCAGCAGCAGCATGCGAGCGATCCCTCCGGACTCGACGCACGCTCGATGGCGGCTCAATCCCAACAGCCTCCGGCGGCGCCTGCTGACAACGGTGGATGGCAGACGGAATCGCAGCAGTAG
- a CDS encoding NAD+ synthase, whose protein sequence is MRIALAQLNPTVGDLVGNARRAAEAHAQAKTLGADVIVFPELFLNGYPPEDLVLKLAFQDATRVELERLAARCADGPAILIGTIWRVNGKVYNAVALLDHGGIEAVTVKADLPNYGVFDEKRVFAAGPMPGPLNVRGVRIGVPICEDIWASEVVETLAETGAEIIISPNGSPFDWHKPDTRMNIAVARVTESGLPLAYLNQVGGQDELVFDGASFVLNGDCSLAVQLPAWREALVLTEWQRTPPGWTCKSGEVAKLIEGSAAAYHACVLGLRDYVDKNSFPGVVLGLSGGIDSALVAAIAVDALGPDRVHAVMLPSKFTSDESLEDAAQCANALGIRYDKVSIEPAVAGLAWGLKDLFAGTNADTTEENLQSRVRGTILMAISNKFGAMLVTTGNKSEMSVGYATLYGDMNGGFNPIKDLYKTEVYVLARWRNAHRPEGALGPQAVVIPERILTKAPTAELRANQTDQDSLPPYDELDDILVSLVEKEMPVADVIARGHAPETVKKVERLLYLAEYKRRQAAPGVKISSRNFGRDRRYPITNRFREDIPSEKLQSGADAPNEAVESPALSKNRKIAK, encoded by the coding sequence ATGCGCATCGCCCTTGCCCAACTCAACCCGACTGTTGGAGATCTGGTTGGCAACGCCCGGCGCGCCGCCGAAGCGCATGCCCAGGCGAAGACGCTTGGCGCCGACGTTATCGTCTTCCCCGAACTTTTTCTGAACGGTTATCCGCCCGAAGATCTCGTTTTGAAGCTGGCGTTTCAGGATGCGACGCGCGTCGAGCTTGAGCGTCTCGCGGCGCGGTGTGCAGACGGTCCGGCCATTCTGATCGGAACGATCTGGCGCGTGAATGGCAAAGTCTACAACGCCGTGGCACTGCTCGATCATGGCGGCATCGAAGCAGTCACTGTGAAAGCCGACCTTCCGAACTACGGCGTATTCGACGAAAAGCGCGTATTCGCGGCAGGCCCGATGCCGGGTCCGCTGAACGTGCGCGGTGTCCGCATCGGCGTACCGATCTGCGAGGACATCTGGGCTTCGGAAGTCGTCGAGACGTTAGCCGAAACGGGTGCTGAGATTATCATCTCGCCGAACGGCTCGCCCTTCGACTGGCACAAACCCGATACGCGCATGAATATCGCCGTCGCGCGCGTAACGGAAAGCGGTTTGCCGCTTGCGTATTTGAATCAGGTCGGCGGTCAGGACGAACTTGTCTTCGACGGCGCCTCGTTCGTCTTAAATGGCGACTGCAGTCTCGCCGTGCAACTTCCGGCCTGGCGCGAAGCGCTCGTATTGACGGAATGGCAACGCACGCCGCCCGGCTGGACGTGCAAATCCGGGGAGGTGGCGAAGCTCATCGAAGGCTCGGCGGCCGCCTACCATGCCTGCGTCCTGGGGCTCAGGGATTACGTCGACAAGAATAGCTTTCCGGGCGTCGTGCTCGGCCTGTCCGGAGGCATCGATTCCGCGCTCGTAGCTGCGATCGCCGTTGATGCGTTGGGACCTGACCGCGTGCACGCGGTCATGCTGCCATCAAAATTCACGTCCGACGAAAGTCTGGAGGACGCGGCTCAGTGCGCGAACGCCCTCGGCATCCGTTACGACAAAGTTTCGATCGAGCCGGCCGTTGCCGGACTGGCTTGGGGCCTCAAGGATCTCTTCGCGGGCACGAACGCCGATACCACGGAGGAAAATTTGCAGAGCCGCGTGCGCGGTACGATCCTGATGGCGATCTCCAACAAGTTCGGAGCGATGCTCGTCACGACCGGCAACAAGAGCGAGATGTCTGTCGGTTATGCGACCCTCTACGGAGACATGAACGGCGGCTTCAATCCGATCAAGGACCTCTACAAGACCGAGGTTTATGTATTGGCGCGCTGGCGCAATGCGCACCGGCCCGAAGGTGCTCTCGGCCCGCAGGCCGTGGTCATCCCGGAACGCATCCTGACGAAGGCACCGACCGCCGAGTTGCGTGCCAACCAGACGGATCAGGATTCGCTACCGCCTTATGACGAGCTCGACGACATCCTCGTCAGCCTGGTCGAGAAGGAAATGCCCGTTGCCGATGTGATTGCGCGGGGGCATGCTCCCGAAACGGTCAAGAAGGTCGAGCGGCTCCTTTATCTCGCCGAATACAAGCGCCGGCAGGCGGCGCCCGGGGTCAAGATTTCCTCCCGCAATTTTGGCCGCGACCGGCGTTATCCGATTACGAACCGGTTCCGAGAGGATATTCCATCGGAAAAGCTGCAGTCGGGAGCAGATGCCCCGAATGAAGCTGTCGAAAGTCCCGCGCTCTCGAAAAACCGGAAAATCGCGAAATAA
- a CDS encoding long-chain-fatty-acid--CoA ligase: MTPEAAQPPASTSPSWIASYPPEIDWYMPIPTGPVPELLERAARRFPRNTAISFLGRATTYADLAAEVDRVTAGLQQIGIGRGTKVGLFLPNTPTFIVYYYAILKAGGTVVNFNPLYTLEELTFQANDSETEVMVTHDLAALFPKLEELMVRGVVRRTIVVPFRSVLPPLKGLLFSIFKRSEIADVAGSRAADKVVSGAELAATREAPVPVQINAADDVAVLQYTGGTTGTPKGAMLTHANLTANTAQITAWGVNLKSGEESVLGVLPLFHVFAMTVVMNMAIELAAKIILIPRFKLVDALKLIDREKPTVLPAVPTIFTAMLHYPKFRSYDVSSLRFCISGGAPLPLEIKLQFEAVSGSKVVEGYGLSEASPVLTCNPIDKDPVPGSIGPPLPGTIISLRDIDDPTKEVPQGERGELCAKGPQIMKGYWKKPAETEKQFVDGFLRTGDVAIMDQNGYFSIVDRIKDLIICSGYNVYPRRIEEAIYEHPAVEEVTVIGVSDAYRGEAPKAFIKLKAGMTATASDILKHLEPKISKIEMPAAIEFRDSLPKTMIGKLSKKELAAEERSKRG, encoded by the coding sequence ATGACGCCCGAAGCAGCCCAGCCGCCCGCGTCCACTTCCCCATCCTGGATTGCCTCATATCCCCCCGAGATCGACTGGTATATGCCAATCCCGACCGGGCCGGTGCCGGAGCTTCTGGAACGGGCCGCGCGCCGTTTCCCGCGTAATACGGCCATCAGCTTTCTTGGGCGCGCAACAACCTATGCCGATCTGGCCGCTGAGGTCGACCGGGTAACCGCGGGCCTGCAGCAGATAGGAATCGGCCGCGGCACGAAAGTCGGACTATTTCTTCCCAACACCCCGACATTCATCGTTTATTATTACGCAATACTCAAAGCCGGCGGCACGGTTGTCAATTTCAACCCGCTATATACTCTCGAAGAGCTTACTTTTCAGGCAAACGATAGCGAAACCGAGGTGATGGTCACGCATGACCTAGCCGCTCTGTTCCCGAAGCTCGAAGAACTCATGGTGCGTGGCGTCGTCCGGCGCACCATCGTCGTGCCGTTCAGAAGCGTCCTGCCGCCGCTCAAGGGCCTGCTGTTTTCGATTTTCAAGCGTAGCGAGATCGCCGACGTCGCCGGTTCACGGGCGGCGGACAAAGTCGTCAGCGGTGCCGAGCTTGCCGCCACGCGCGAAGCTCCCGTCCCCGTTCAGATCAATGCGGCGGACGACGTCGCCGTCCTCCAATATACTGGCGGCACGACCGGCACGCCGAAGGGCGCCATGCTGACGCACGCCAATCTCACGGCGAACACCGCGCAGATCACGGCCTGGGGCGTTAACCTGAAATCGGGTGAAGAAAGCGTCCTCGGAGTGCTGCCGTTGTTCCACGTCTTCGCGATGACGGTCGTGATGAACATGGCCATCGAGCTTGCCGCGAAAATCATTCTCATCCCGCGCTTCAAGCTCGTCGACGCCTTGAAGCTCATTGACCGGGAGAAGCCGACGGTCTTGCCCGCAGTGCCGACGATCTTCACGGCCATGCTGCATTATCCGAAGTTCAGATCCTACGACGTTTCCTCGCTGCGCTTTTGCATTTCCGGCGGCGCTCCGCTGCCGCTCGAAATCAAGCTCCAGTTCGAAGCGGTTTCGGGTTCAAAAGTGGTCGAAGGCTATGGCCTCTCCGAGGCTTCGCCCGTGCTGACGTGCAATCCGATCGACAAGGACCCTGTCCCGGGCTCCATCGGACCGCCGCTCCCCGGCACGATCATCTCGCTCCGCGACATCGACGATCCGACGAAAGAGGTGCCGCAAGGGGAGCGGGGCGAACTCTGCGCCAAGGGCCCGCAGATCATGAAAGGCTATTGGAAGAAGCCCGCCGAGACCGAAAAACAGTTCGTCGACGGATTTCTGCGGACCGGCGACGTCGCGATTATGGACCAGAACGGGTATTTCTCGATCGTCGACCGGATCAAGGACCTGATCATCTGCTCGGGCTACAATGTCTATCCGCGCCGCATCGAGGAAGCGATCTACGAGCACCCCGCGGTCGAGGAAGTGACCGTGATCGGCGTCTCGGATGCCTATCGCGGCGAAGCGCCGAAAGCCTTCATCAAATTGAAAGCCGGCATGACGGCCACCGCCTCCGACATCCTGAAGCATCTCGAACCCAAGATCTCGAAAATCGAGATGCCCGCCGCGATCGAGTTTCGCGACAGCCTGCCGAAAACGATGATCGGCAAGTTGTCGAAGAAGGAACTCGCCGCCGAAGAGCGAAGCAAGAGGGGTTAG